A window of the Acidobacteriota bacterium genome harbors these coding sequences:
- a CDS encoding NADPH-dependent oxidoreductase → MPDNGGGAVLVLSCSLNPASRSHALAVAAGEALAAIGASHELLDLREWDMPICDGKACYDHPSIGPVTERVAAAAAVLIASPVYNYDLNAAAKNFVELTGQAWGGKPVGFLCAAGGHRSYMSPIGLANSLMFDFRCHIVPRYVYATKDDFTAPGAPSPELAGRIRQLAQATVDLAAALRWVAGLRTQAV, encoded by the coding sequence ATGCCCGACAACGGCGGCGGCGCGGTGCTCGTGCTGTCTTGCTCGCTCAACCCCGCCAGCCGCTCGCACGCGCTGGCCGTCGCCGCGGGCGAGGCGCTGGCCGCCATCGGAGCTTCCCACGAACTGCTCGATCTGCGCGAGTGGGACATGCCGATCTGCGACGGGAAGGCCTGCTACGACCACCCGTCCATCGGCCCGGTCACCGAGCGGGTCGCCGCCGCCGCGGCCGTCCTGATCGCCTCGCCGGTCTACAACTACGACCTGAACGCGGCGGCGAAGAACTTCGTGGAGCTGACCGGGCAGGCCTGGGGGGGGAAGCCGGTCGGGTTTCTCTGCGCGGCCGGCGGGCACCGGAGCTACATGTCGCCCATCGGACTCGCCAACAGCCTGATGTTCGATTTCCGCTGCCACATCGTGCCGCGCTACGTTTACGCGACGAAGGACGACTTCACCGCGCCCGGCGCGCCGTCGCCGGAACTGGCCGGACGCATCCGGCAGCTCGCGCAGGCAACGGTCGATCTGGCCGCCGCGCTGCGTTGGGTGGCGGGCCTGCGCACCCAGGCAGTCTGA
- a CDS encoding CoA transferase, translated as MPDPLQGIRVLDFGRFIAGPFCAALLADLGADVIRVEKVRGGEDRFLMPVTEAGDGAYYLQVNRGKRGMTLNPRTPEGRHVLQRLVAQTDVVVANLPDAALRALGLDYDALTAVRPDVILTSVSAFGAGGPSSHRLGFDGIGQAMSGIMYLSGRPGEPTKAYCPYVDFTTALVATVGTLAALMVRHDTGQGQQVRASLLASALTIANGMLMEQAMIRPDRVATGNRSQTQGPSDAFRTRDGWVLVQCIGQPLFRRWAALIGEPHWLDDPRFADDRSRGDNGAAISERMAAWCGERTTEEALAALDAARIPAGPVLSPQQVLDDAHVQAVGFLRSVASPGADVEAPLAETPFTLSAAPAGIRGGAPALGEHTDAILEDLGYSPPAIAALHERGVI; from the coding sequence ATGCCCGACCCGCTGCAGGGTATCCGCGTCCTCGACTTCGGCCGCTTCATCGCGGGGCCGTTCTGCGCGGCGCTGCTCGCCGATCTGGGCGCCGACGTGATTCGGGTCGAGAAGGTGCGGGGCGGGGAAGACCGCTTTCTCATGCCGGTGACCGAGGCCGGCGACGGGGCCTACTACCTGCAGGTGAACCGCGGCAAGCGTGGGATGACCCTGAATCCGCGCACGCCGGAGGGGCGGCACGTGCTCCAGCGGCTGGTGGCGCAGACCGACGTCGTCGTGGCGAACCTGCCGGATGCCGCGCTGAGGGCGCTCGGTCTGGACTACGACGCGCTGACGGCCGTCAGGCCGGACGTGATCCTCACGAGCGTGTCGGCGTTCGGGGCCGGCGGCCCGTCTTCCCACCGGCTGGGGTTCGACGGGATCGGGCAGGCGATGTCCGGCATCATGTATCTCTCCGGCCGCCCCGGCGAGCCGACCAAGGCCTATTGCCCCTATGTCGACTTCACGACCGCGCTGGTGGCGACGGTGGGCACGCTCGCGGCGTTGATGGTGCGGCACGACACCGGTCAGGGGCAGCAGGTCCGGGCGTCATTGCTCGCCTCGGCGCTCACCATCGCCAACGGCATGCTGATGGAGCAGGCGATGATCCGGCCGGACCGGGTGGCGACCGGCAACCGCAGCCAGACGCAGGGGCCGTCCGACGCCTTCCGCACCCGCGACGGCTGGGTGCTGGTGCAGTGCATCGGGCAGCCGCTGTTCCGGCGCTGGGCGGCGCTCATCGGCGAGCCGCACTGGCTCGACGACCCCCGCTTCGCCGACGACCGGTCGCGCGGCGACAACGGCGCGGCGATCAGCGAGCGGATGGCCGCCTGGTGCGGAGAGCGGACGACGGAGGAGGCGCTTGCCGCCCTCGACGCGGCGCGCATTCCTGCCGGGCCGGTGCTCTCGCCGCAACAGGTGCTCGACGATGCGCACGTGCAGGCCGTCGGCTTTCTGCGGTCCGTGGCCTCTCCCGGCGCCGACGTCGAGGCGCCGTTGGCGGAAACGCCGTTCACCCTGTCGGCGGCGCCGGCCGGCATTCGGGGCGGCGCCCCCGCGCTCGGCGAGCACACCGACGCCATCCTGGAAGATCTGGGCTACTCGCCCCCGGCGATCGCGGCCCTCCACGAGCGGGGCGTCATCTGA